The following are from one region of the Lacinutrix sp. Bg11-31 genome:
- a CDS encoding head GIN domain-containing protein: protein MKKIAYIFIVLLFASCDSKNAPDCFKNAGDSIEKAFTVAPFTKITVFKNIELIVTDAPSQSVKVETGENLMDKISVIVESGRLLINDNNGCNLTRDYGLTKVYISAPNLTEIRNSSQFTVRSNGTLNYPNLDLLSEDDSGDFYNNGIFNLEVNASNLFVVINNTTTTYVSGTTTNLRVNHASGDGRFEGRNLIADNVNVYHRGTNNIIVNPQLKLTANLLSTGDVISVTTPPVLDVQEQFDGRVIFE from the coding sequence ATGAAAAAAATAGCATACATATTTATAGTATTACTTTTTGCAAGTTGCGATAGTAAAAATGCACCAGACTGTTTTAAAAATGCAGGAGATAGCATTGAAAAAGCATTTACAGTAGCACCATTTACCAAAATCACAGTCTTTAAAAATATAGAATTAATTGTTACAGATGCACCAAGTCAAAGCGTAAAAGTCGAAACAGGAGAAAACCTAATGGATAAAATTTCGGTTATAGTAGAAAGTGGTAGATTGCTTATAAACGACAATAATGGTTGCAATCTTACGCGAGATTACGGTTTAACCAAAGTATATATAAGTGCTCCAAATCTAACAGAAATTAGAAACAGTAGCCAATTTACAGTACGTAGTAATGGTACTTTAAATTATCCAAATTTAGATTTGTTAAGCGAAGACGATTCTGGCGATTTTTATAACAACGGTATTTTTAATCTAGAAGTAAATGCTAGTAATCTTTTTGTAGTAATTAATAATACAACTACAACTTATGTTTCTGGAACTACTACTAACTTACGCGTTAATCATGCTTCTGGAGATGGACGTTTTGAAGGCAGAAACCTTATTGCCGATAACGTAAATGTTTACCATCGTGGCACAAATAATATTATTGTTAACCCTCAACTTAAACTTACTGCTAATCTATTAAGTACAGGAGATGTTATCTCTGTAACAACACCACCAGTTTTAGATGTTCAAGAACAGTTTGATGGTCGCGTAATTTTCGAGTAA
- a CDS encoding HEPN domain-containing protein yields MQSFRTEIENPIVEKDIVELANKIALFNNGKIDEEKFRSLRLARGVYGQRQEGVQMIRIKLPYGKVLGNQLRRIAEVSDEYSRSRLHITTRQDIQIHYVDLNRTPELWAELERDDVTIREACGNAVRNVTASETAGIDVNEPFDVSPYADAVFKFFLRNPICQEMGRKFKVSFSGTDEDTGLSYMHDLGFIAKIENGVKGFKIMLGGGLGSQPRHADEFYSFLASDKIIPLMEGVLRVFDRYGERKSRAKARLKFLLKDIGLEAFKALVEEEQNAIEFKTVTIDEENYTASTPVSTESPKVEIKDEVAFNLWKTTNVIPQKQDGYFAIGIKVLLGDFYTDKARLLADLVEKYAAGEIRLSLRQNILIPFVKEDLLAFFYTELEKLGFAEAGYNKAVDITACPGTDTCNLGIASSTGIAEELERVIKAEYPQYLSNEDLVIKISGCMNACGQHNMANIGFQGMSIRTKDKLVAPALQVLLGGGNLGNGKAYFADKVVKVPSRRGPEALRRILNDYEANGGDLVFSEYYKEKGEKYFYSLLTDLSNVDNLTQEDFIDWGTEEAYVKAIGVGECAGVVIDLIATLFLESDEKIEEAKESFGNKVYSGAIYEAYRSMVNSAKAILISEDIKANTQAGIISQFDELFIDTKKIDLGVSFSDLVYQIKVFPPTEEFASRYIENAEQFLEKVRGFREKAVVTD; encoded by the coding sequence ATGCAGAGCTTTAGAACAGAAATAGAAAACCCTATAGTAGAAAAGGATATTGTAGAATTAGCAAATAAGATTGCGCTTTTTAACAACGGAAAAATAGACGAAGAAAAGTTTAGAAGCTTACGTTTAGCACGAGGTGTTTACGGTCAGCGTCAAGAAGGCGTACAAATGATTCGTATAAAATTACCTTATGGTAAAGTATTGGGTAATCAACTGCGTCGTATTGCTGAGGTTTCAGACGAATACTCAAGAAGCAGATTACACATTACTACACGTCAAGATATTCAAATTCATTATGTCGATTTAAACCGCACACCAGAATTATGGGCAGAGTTAGAGCGCGATGATGTTACTATTAGAGAAGCCTGTGGAAATGCAGTAAGAAACGTAACAGCAAGTGAAACGGCAGGAATAGATGTTAACGAACCTTTTGATGTCTCTCCATACGCAGATGCTGTTTTTAAATTCTTTTTACGTAACCCAATTTGTCAAGAAATGGGTAGAAAGTTTAAAGTGTCTTTTTCTGGAACAGATGAAGATACAGGTTTATCATACATGCACGATTTAGGTTTTATAGCTAAAATTGAAAATGGTGTAAAAGGTTTTAAAATTATGCTTGGAGGTGGATTAGGTTCGCAACCAAGGCATGCAGATGAATTTTATTCGTTTTTAGCTTCAGATAAAATTATTCCTTTAATGGAAGGTGTTTTAAGAGTTTTCGATCGTTATGGCGAACGTAAAAGTCGTGCTAAAGCGAGATTAAAATTTTTATTAAAAGATATTGGTTTAGAAGCTTTTAAGGCATTAGTTGAAGAAGAGCAAAACGCAATCGAATTTAAAACAGTTACTATAGATGAAGAAAATTATACGGCTTCAACACCAGTTTCTACAGAATCTCCAAAGGTTGAAATAAAAGACGAAGTTGCTTTTAATTTATGGAAAACAACTAATGTTATTCCACAAAAACAAGACGGTTATTTCGCTATTGGAATAAAAGTATTGCTTGGAGATTTCTATACGGATAAAGCACGTTTGTTAGCAGATTTGGTAGAGAAATATGCAGCAGGAGAAATCCGTTTGTCTCTAAGACAAAACATTTTAATACCATTTGTAAAAGAAGATTTGTTAGCTTTTTTCTATACAGAATTAGAAAAATTAGGCTTTGCAGAAGCAGGTTATAATAAAGCAGTAGATATTACAGCATGTCCAGGAACAGATACTTGTAATTTAGGTATTGCAAGTAGTACAGGAATTGCCGAAGAATTGGAACGTGTTATAAAAGCAGAATACCCACAGTATTTATCTAACGAAGATTTAGTAATTAAAATTAGTGGTTGTATGAATGCTTGCGGGCAACACAATATGGCAAATATTGGTTTTCAAGGTATGTCTATTCGTACAAAAGATAAATTGGTTGCACCTGCGTTACAAGTACTCTTAGGAGGTGGTAATTTAGGAAACGGTAAAGCTTATTTTGCAGATAAAGTTGTAAAAGTACCAAGTAGAAGAGGCCCAGAAGCATTACGTCGTATTCTTAATGACTACGAGGCAAATGGAGGTGATTTAGTGTTTTCAGAATACTATAAAGAAAAAGGTGAGAAATACTTTTACAGCCTACTAACAGATTTATCTAATGTCGATAACCTAACGCAAGAAGATTTTATTGATTGGGGAACAGAAGAAGCCTATGTTAAAGCCATTGGTGTTGGAGAATGTGCAGGTGTTGTTATCGATTTAATTGCAACGCTTTTTCTTGAAAGTGATGAGAAAATTGAAGAAGCAAAAGAATCTTTTGGCAACAAAGTATATTCTGGTGCAATCTACGAGGCGTATCGATCGATGGTTAATTCCGCGAAAGCGATATTAATTTCCGAAGACATAAAAGCAAACACACAAGCAGGTATTATTAGTCAATTTGATGAGTTGTTTATCGACACTAAAAAAATAGACTTAGGCGTTTCGTTTTCAGACTTAGTGTACCAAATAAAAGTATTTCCTCCAACTGAAGAATTTGCATCTCGTTACATTGAAAATGCAGAACAGTTTCTAGAAAAAGTAAGAGGTTTTAGAGAAAAAGCAGTAGTTACCGATTAA
- a CDS encoding bifunctional precorrin-2 dehydrogenase/sirohydrochlorin ferrochelatase codes for MERNNLYPIFLKMKNLQVLIVGGGNVAEEKLTFLLKSSPDAHVTMVSPMFREATIAMANTGCVTRIKDTYKDSYLEGKHMVVATTDIPEVNVQVYNDCRAQSKLVNVADNPPYCDFYMGGIVTKGNVKVAISTNGKSPTTAKRLRQFFEDVIPENIDDLVKNLNVYRKTIKGDFEQKVETLNEFTKGLVEKIK; via the coding sequence ATGGAAAGGAATAATTTATATCCCATTTTTTTAAAGATGAAAAACCTGCAAGTACTTATTGTAGGTGGAGGTAATGTAGCCGAAGAAAAACTAACATTTTTATTAAAATCGAGTCCTGATGCACATGTAACCATGGTTTCTCCAATGTTTAGAGAGGCAACTATTGCTATGGCAAATACAGGATGCGTAACAAGAATTAAGGATACTTATAAGGACAGTTATCTTGAAGGAAAACATATGGTTGTTGCAACCACAGATATTCCAGAAGTAAATGTGCAAGTTTATAACGATTGTAGAGCACAAAGCAAATTGGTAAATGTTGCCGATAATCCACCATATTGCGATTTTTATATGGGAGGTATTGTAACTAAAGGCAATGTAAAGGTAGCTATTTCTACAAATGGAAAATCACCAACTACAGCAAAACGTTTACGTCAGTTTTTTGAAGACGTAATACCAGAAAATATAGACGATTTGGTAAAGAATCTTAATGTTTATAGAAAAACTATAAAAGGAGATTTTGAACAAAAAGTTGAAACATTAAATGAATTTACTAAAGGCTTAGTAGAAAAAATAAAATAG
- the epsC gene encoding serine O-acetyltransferase EpsC — protein sequence MQETLQIPFRFKEKVEELAKELFYCALESSEKQEVLLKNIKESFFYVSKALDCGICNTKWEQFVVGIKALKPKLQLDAEAAYNNDPAAKSVREVYLAYPGFYAIAMYRISHILWQLDIPVLPRMISEYAHGVTGTDIHPGATIGHSFFIDHATGVVIGETAVIHNHVVIYQGVTLGGITVEKALANTKRHPTIKDHVTIYANATVLGGTVEIGENSIIGANVWITKSIPENSIVTYKSDIKITNR from the coding sequence ATGCAAGAGACATTGCAAATACCATTTAGGTTTAAAGAAAAAGTTGAAGAACTCGCAAAAGAATTATTCTATTGCGCATTAGAATCTTCAGAGAAACAAGAAGTGCTCCTTAAAAATATTAAGGAGTCCTTTTTTTATGTATCTAAAGCTTTAGATTGTGGTATTTGTAATACAAAATGGGAACAATTTGTTGTCGGAATTAAAGCATTAAAACCAAAGTTACAATTAGATGCGGAAGCAGCATATAATAACGATCCAGCTGCTAAAAGTGTTAGAGAAGTGTATTTAGCATATCCTGGTTTTTATGCTATTGCTATGTATCGCATAAGTCATATTTTATGGCAACTAGATATTCCTGTTTTACCTAGAATGATTTCAGAATATGCACATGGAGTAACAGGTACAGATATTCATCCTGGAGCAACCATTGGACATTCTTTTTTTATAGATCATGCCACAGGAGTTGTTATTGGAGAAACCGCTGTAATACATAATCATGTTGTTATTTATCAAGGCGTAACTTTAGGAGGTATTACAGTAGAAAAAGCATTAGCAAATACAAAAAGACATCCTACAATTAAAGATCATGTAACCATTTATGCGAATGCTACTGTTTTAGGAGGAACTGTAGAAATTGGCGAAAATAGTATTATTGGCGCAAACGTTTGGATTACAAAATCCATTCCCGAAAACTCAATTGTAACTTACAAGTCTGATATAAAAATAACAAATAGATAA
- the cobA gene encoding uroporphyrinogen-III C-methyltransferase, translating into MINPKLTVVGAGPGDPDLITLKAIKAIQSADVILYDALVNDALLSYASKTAELIFVGKRKGCYAYQQSQINQLIIERALRCGHVVRLKGGDPFIFGRGAEELEYAKEYAIEVAVVPGISSSAAVPAYQGIPLTKRNAAESFWVITGATKSHEISSDIALAAKSTATVVVLMGMGKLEEIVKIFSSEGKQNTAVAVIQNGTRENEKFGIGTISSIEAIVEEKQLSTPAIIIIGEVVNQRVDLTSMYEKSNLAPQFSQPVSA; encoded by the coding sequence ATGATAAATCCAAAATTAACAGTAGTTGGCGCAGGACCAGGAGATCCAGATTTAATTACATTAAAGGCTATAAAAGCAATACAATCTGCCGATGTTATTTTGTATGATGCGTTAGTAAACGACGCTTTACTAAGCTACGCTTCTAAAACAGCAGAGCTTATTTTTGTTGGTAAACGTAAAGGTTGTTATGCTTATCAGCAAAGTCAAATAAACCAGTTAATTATTGAGCGTGCTTTACGATGTGGTCATGTTGTTAGATTAAAAGGTGGAGATCCATTTATTTTTGGTCGTGGCGCAGAAGAGTTGGAGTATGCTAAGGAATATGCTATCGAAGTTGCGGTAGTTCCAGGTATTTCATCGTCTGCAGCAGTGCCAGCTTATCAAGGTATTCCTTTAACAAAGCGTAATGCAGCCGAAAGTTTTTGGGTAATAACAGGCGCAACGAAATCGCATGAAATTTCTAGTGATATTGCATTAGCAGCAAAATCTACAGCTACGGTTGTTGTTTTAATGGGCATGGGAAAACTGGAAGAAATTGTAAAGATTTTTTCTTCGGAAGGAAAACAAAATACAGCAGTTGCAGTAATTCAAAATGGTACACGAGAAAACGAGAAATTTGGTATTGGTACTATTAGTTCTATTGAAGCTATTGTAGAAGAAAAACAATTATCTACTCCAGCAATTATCATTATTGGAGAAGTAGTCAATCAGCGTGTAGATTTAACGTCAATGTACGAGAAATCTAATTTAGCGCCTCAATTTTCGCAACCAGTTTCAGCTTAA
- a CDS encoding NAD(P)/FAD-dependent oxidoreductase, producing the protein MIKTDILIIGAGPTGLFTVFEAGLLKLKCHLIDALPQPGGQCSELYPKKPIYDIPGFPEILAGDLTGNLLEQGKQFQPGFTLGERAETIEKQDDSSFIVTTNKGTKHHAPIVAIAGGLGSFEPRKPKLEDIEKYEDIGVNYFIKDPEVYRDKKVVIAGGGDSALDWSIFLADVASEVTLVHRRNEFRGALDSVEKVQELKLLNKINLITPAEVIGLKGGNHIEGVTLSKGDEVIQLEADYFIPLFGLSPKLGPIGDWGLEIEKNAIKVNTVDYQTNIDGIFAIGDVNTYEGKLKLILCGFHEATLMCQSAYKILNPGKKFVLKYTTVSGIDGFDGTRKESPKAVVKAIV; encoded by the coding sequence ATGATTAAAACAGATATATTAATAATAGGAGCAGGACCAACAGGTTTATTTACTGTGTTTGAAGCAGGATTGCTAAAATTAAAGTGCCATTTAATTGATGCATTACCACAACCTGGTGGTCAATGTTCTGAGTTATATCCAAAAAAGCCTATTTACGATATTCCTGGATTTCCTGAAATATTAGCTGGAGATTTAACTGGTAACCTATTAGAGCAAGGTAAGCAGTTTCAGCCAGGATTTACATTAGGAGAACGTGCCGAAACTATAGAAAAACAAGACGATAGTAGTTTTATTGTAACCACTAATAAAGGTACAAAACACCATGCTCCAATTGTTGCAATTGCTGGAGGTTTAGGTAGTTTTGAACCTAGAAAACCTAAGTTAGAAGATATTGAAAAGTACGAAGATATAGGTGTTAATTACTTTATTAAAGATCCAGAAGTTTATAGAGATAAAAAAGTAGTGATTGCTGGAGGTGGAGATTCTGCTTTAGACTGGTCTATATTTCTTGCAGATGTCGCTTCAGAAGTTACTTTAGTACATCGAAGAAATGAATTTAGAGGCGCTTTAGATTCCGTAGAGAAAGTACAAGAATTAAAGCTTTTAAATAAAATAAACTTAATTACACCTGCAGAGGTAATAGGTTTAAAAGGCGGAAACCATATCGAAGGTGTTACATTATCTAAAGGAGATGAAGTAATACAATTAGAAGCAGATTATTTTATTCCATTATTTGGATTATCGCCAAAACTAGGTCCAATAGGAGATTGGGGATTAGAGATCGAAAAAAATGCAATAAAAGTGAATACCGTAGATTACCAAACTAATATAGATGGTATCTTTGCTATTGGTGATGTTAATACATATGAAGGGAAACTAAAATTAATTCTTTGTGGATTTCATGAAGCAACATTAATGTGTCAATCTGCATATAAAATATTAAATCCAGGCAAGAAATTTGTTTTAAAATACACAACAGTAAGTGGTATAGATGGGTTTGATGGTACAAGAAAAGAGTCACCAAAAGCAGTTGTAAAGGCTATAGTATAA
- a CDS encoding acyloxyacyl hydrolase, whose translation MRYILYAYILFFSISISAQADKNSFTIDANYFYGNITEHNTDISHLITGHPSGVILSYNQKTFGKKAWESRFNYPDYGASFVYQKFNNQYLSENYGVFAHYNFYFFKRNVMFRIGQGLAYNTTPYDKVKNFRNNAFGSHLLSSTYLMLNYKKENIFKNFGLQTGLTLIHYSNGNVKAPNSSINSIVFNIGANYIFDNEKSTEYIPSTEEKYFKEKIKYNFAFRTGVNESDVINTGQYAFYVVSAFADKRLNRKSAIQVGTDVFFSNFLKKHIQYKAVAFPEDNVSGDEDYKRVGVFVGHELFINKTSFITQLGYYVYYPFDFEGRVYNRIGLKRYFGEKIYGALTLKSHGAKAEAVEIGIGIRL comes from the coding sequence ATGAGGTATATATTATACGCTTATATATTATTTTTTTCTATTAGTATTTCTGCTCAAGCAGACAAAAATTCATTTACAATAGATGCTAATTATTTCTATGGGAATATTACTGAACATAATACTGATATCTCACATTTAATTACTGGACATCCATCTGGAGTTATATTAAGTTATAACCAAAAAACGTTTGGAAAAAAAGCTTGGGAAAGCAGATTTAACTATCCAGATTATGGAGCATCTTTTGTATATCAAAAATTTAATAATCAGTATTTAAGCGAAAACTATGGAGTCTTTGCACATTATAATTTCTACTTCTTTAAGAGAAATGTAATGTTTCGTATTGGGCAAGGTCTAGCGTATAACACAACACCTTATGATAAAGTTAAAAACTTTAGAAACAATGCTTTTGGATCACATTTATTAAGTTCAACTTACTTAATGCTAAACTATAAAAAAGAAAACATTTTCAAGAATTTTGGCTTACAAACAGGATTAACACTAATTCATTATTCTAACGGAAATGTAAAAGCACCAAACAGTTCTATTAACAGTATTGTTTTTAATATTGGAGCCAATTATATTTTTGATAACGAAAAATCAACAGAGTACATTCCATCTACAGAAGAGAAATATTTTAAAGAAAAAATAAAATATAATTTTGCTTTTAGAACAGGAGTAAACGAAAGCGATGTTATTAATACAGGACAATACGCTTTTTATGTGGTGTCTGCTTTTGCCGATAAACGCTTAAACCGAAAAAGTGCAATACAAGTAGGAACAGATGTATTTTTTTCTAACTTTTTAAAGAAACACATTCAATACAAAGCAGTAGCTTTCCCAGAAGATAATGTAAGTGGAGACGAAGATTATAAACGTGTTGGAGTCTTTGTTGGTCACGAACTTTTTATTAATAAAACCTCATTTATAACGCAATTGGGTTACTATGTTTATTATCCTTTTGATTTCGAAGGTCGCGTGTATAATAGAATAGGTTTAAAACGCTATTTTGGAGAAAAAATCTATGGCGCATTAACCTTAAAGTCTCATGGAGCAAAAGCCGAAGCTGTAGAAATAGGAATTGGAATAAGATTATAA
- a CDS encoding 2Fe-2S iron-sulfur cluster-binding protein: MEDVTLHIIDCEGIKHSVLAPTDMAMNVMEVIRSYELTPEGTIGICGGMAMCASCQCYVNSDNEINAMEDEEDAMLSEAFNVKDNSRLSCQIPITDALHNLEIKLAPEV; encoded by the coding sequence ATGGAAGATGTTACTTTACACATTATAGATTGCGAAGGTATAAAACATAGTGTTTTAGCACCTACAGATATGGCAATGAATGTTATGGAAGTTATTCGTTCTTACGAGTTAACTCCAGAAGGGACCATTGGTATTTGTGGCGGTATGGCAATGTGTGCTTCGTGCCAATGTTATGTTAATTCGGATAACGAAATTAATGCAATGGAAGATGAAGAAGATGCTATGTTATCTGAAGCTTTTAATGTGAAAGATAACAGCAGATTAAGCTGTCAAATTCCTATTACAGATGCTTTACATAATTTAGAAATAAAATTAGCTCCAGAAGTTTAA
- the cysM gene encoding cysteine synthase CysM, producing MSILKQIGNTPLVEASNLVSKPNVKLYLKLEGNNPGGSVKDRPAYNMIAEAVKRGDIEKGGHLVEATSGNTGIALAYVASLFGINISLVMPENSTVERVKTMRAYGAEVILTSAERGIEGSRDIAFKMRDEKGYLLLNQFENDDNWRAHYKTTGPEIWRDTNGEVTHFVSAMGTTGTIMGTATFLKEQNKNIQIIGAQPMDGSRIPGIRKWSPDYVPSIFNPSKVDQVIEVSQEQATAMTKRLAREEGVFAGMSSGGSVATALKLIETIDAGVVVAIICDRGDRYLSSALFD from the coding sequence ATGAGTATTTTAAAGCAAATAGGAAATACGCCTTTAGTAGAAGCTTCAAATTTAGTTTCAAAACCAAACGTAAAACTTTATCTAAAATTAGAAGGCAATAACCCTGGTGGAAGTGTAAAAGATAGACCAGCTTATAATATGATTGCCGAAGCTGTAAAACGAGGTGACATAGAAAAAGGAGGTCACTTAGTTGAAGCCACAAGTGGTAATACAGGAATTGCTTTAGCTTACGTCGCAAGTTTATTTGGTATAAACATCTCTCTAGTTATGCCAGAAAATTCTACAGTAGAACGCGTAAAAACAATGCGTGCTTACGGAGCAGAAGTAATATTAACAAGTGCAGAAAGAGGTATTGAAGGTTCCAGAGATATCGCTTTTAAAATGAGAGACGAAAAAGGATACCTTTTATTAAATCAGTTTGAGAACGACGATAACTGGAGAGCACATTATAAAACTACAGGTCCAGAAATTTGGAGAGATACAAATGGTGAAGTCACTCATTTTGTTTCAGCAATGGGCACAACAGGAACCATAATGGGAACGGCTACTTTTTTAAAAGAACAAAATAAAAACATTCAAATTATTGGTGCACAACCAATGGATGGATCAAGAATTCCTGGTATTAGAAAATGGTCGCCGGACTATGTGCCAAGTATTTTTAATCCTTCAAAAGTAGATCAAGTAATAGAAGTAAGCCAAGAACAGGCAACAGCTATGACTAAACGTTTGGCTAGAGAAGAAGGTGTTTTTGCAGGCATGAGTAGTGGAGGCTCTGTAGCTACTGCCTTAAAATTAATAGAGACTATAGACGCAGGTGTTGTGGTTGCTATTATCTGCGATAGAGGAGATCGTTACTTATCTTCTGCCTTATTTGACTAA
- a CDS encoding sulfate adenylyltransferase subunit 1 translates to MEVLKIATAGSVDDGKSTLIGRLLYDTKSLTSDKLEAIENKSKQLGYDYLDFSLATDGLVAEREQGITIDVAHIYFSTANKSYIIADTPGHVEYTRNMVTGASTSQVAIVLIDARKGVIEQTNRHFFINNLLRIKTVIVAINKMDLVDFSEERYNEIKADFEALMSKRDYQDQKITFIPVSALKGDNVVNKSEKTPWYNGETLLENLEGLDNQDIFNAGTPRFPVQYVIRPKTDEFHDFRGYAGKVYGGELSVGDDVVILPSQTKSKIKEIHFYDKKVQTASRRSSVLITLEDDVNISRGDMIVRANDLPTMDKQFTATISWMDSQNLKAGNKYVVQHGVNKVMAKVERIHHKINPDYSGVDDTVETLAINDIATVSFKLNKPIFYDAFKAHRTNGSFIIIDSKSNNTVGAGFIQ, encoded by the coding sequence ATGGAAGTTTTAAAAATAGCAACAGCAGGAAGTGTAGATGACGGAAAGAGTACTTTAATTGGAAGATTACTTTACGATACAAAGTCATTAACATCAGATAAATTAGAAGCCATAGAAAACAAGAGTAAGCAATTAGGTTACGATTATCTTGATTTTTCTTTAGCAACAGATGGCTTAGTTGCAGAACGTGAGCAAGGAATTACAATAGATGTAGCACATATTTACTTTTCTACAGCAAATAAAAGTTACATTATTGCAGATACTCCTGGGCATGTAGAATATACTCGAAACATGGTTACTGGAGCATCAACATCTCAAGTAGCAATTGTATTAATCGATGCGAGAAAAGGTGTGATAGAGCAAACTAATCGTCACTTTTTTATCAATAATTTACTGCGTATTAAAACAGTAATTGTTGCAATTAATAAGATGGATTTGGTTGATTTTTCTGAAGAAAGATATAACGAAATTAAAGCCGATTTTGAAGCTTTAATGAGTAAGCGAGATTACCAAGATCAGAAAATAACATTTATCCCAGTAAGTGCTTTAAAAGGAGATAATGTTGTTAATAAATCTGAAAAAACACCATGGTATAATGGTGAAACATTATTAGAAAATTTAGAAGGTCTCGATAACCAAGATATCTTTAATGCAGGAACACCAAGGTTTCCAGTGCAATATGTTATTCGTCCAAAAACAGACGAGTTTCACGATTTTAGAGGTTACGCAGGTAAAGTTTATGGCGGTGAATTAAGTGTTGGAGACGATGTTGTAATTTTGCCTTCGCAAACAAAGTCTAAAATAAAAGAGATTCATTTTTATGATAAAAAAGTACAAACAGCTTCTCGTCGTTCGTCAGTATTAATCACTTTAGAAGATGATGTAAACATAAGCCGTGGAGACATGATTGTTAGAGCAAACGATTTGCCAACAATGGACAAGCAGTTTACAGCTACAATTTCTTGGATGGATTCTCAAAACCTAAAAGCAGGTAATAAATATGTTGTACAACATGGCGTTAATAAAGTTATGGCTAAAGTAGAGCGTATTCACCATAAAATTAATCCTGATTATTCAGGTGTGGACGATACTGTAGAAACTTTAGCAATAAACGATATTGCAACAGTCTCTTTTAAATTAAACAAGCCTATTTTTTACGATGCTTTTAAAGCACATAGAACTAATGGATCGTTTATAATAATAGATTCAAAATCTAATAATACAGTAGGCGCAGGCTTTATCCAGTAA